Proteins encoded in a region of the Perca fluviatilis chromosome 8, GENO_Pfluv_1.0, whole genome shotgun sequence genome:
- the si:dkey-30c15.10 gene encoding anillin isoform X5: protein MLSMEAGEENVGNVNLKRQRAPLSDSEDNAFSQSEVNDGQKRRRLEAAGQENLSPKPSSSVHRAEVETKPDTPMVPSVRSRVQQLTQRREGGAPLAQRCLSDPGAGSPSAILEKGFRKHCLGEGEFNHRLERFKVPVFQACPAPTPSSADPSPRTRSNFVSAIQQKLHGTPAPSSKQASRMRQEREQELSQLHIHPISENAWLKRSSSDPSLSQQMDGDAEMKDGSFIEAPASRAEKQSSDGKGERAPSDTEASVEITTSNEGQQHMKCKEQNAYRGDDIRGEKEYKASVANEEEQLGTQRPHTQTVLKLSFSEDQSFSKAPFGEDQNMSELPTGDEQSLLESTHAEESNMNTETVEDSIVAEQDKFEVFSCEEIDGSTFSEEGIEPSTDEESRSWRYPQDKVCKEENVSVKEEERELESSRVEKETRVSVSDHSEPSDILDGECELGDISGGIAGSSEMQEDKKPRPDEDESESCLDASVKHQSNLNRDQGNTESCKGFSAMKLNQKDTRECTRRKDMRQKATEGGESSKKVTFILEPELINDSTLSEASTSMESRAETSMSDTELSSHDETNTAEMIDQMFEEVLEYAGRLEERGDEDTEDHDSGIGVFSGDKDKLDTESEKEKSEEEVESKAEECDESNKLESNRDELLTFPPSGILSPLSRSVEAVVTPLRLAASQESNPPSLLLTPEETTTPLAESAPLYSIDAYRTQRQKKLPTIQNVTPRVQRQAPEKSQPQPFVNTKEKIAALNEEAGKLQSVISQTLQALSCCTDEEHGRGSLEEAEAEKLLLVSCERRSALLAEMARLREERNSGDAAGEDREDVSQQACRGTVGITNIQLPLKVEFVCSSHNRTGRPSHYFFVLIRYGPCNIVATPLATAADAQNGDTISFPTSVTLKDIRSHFEIDVEVYSLSHTSGSNCSVDRTTTKSRVTPRKLLNTITRSSNSLTTGALPALNTRRSSNFCLVGSHKITLASLGHSKFPLDKMKLEGKIRRLLGDEFQEKVPFLSPLEGNIYLRLDSEGHSDVQHQGFLTMFEMISGYGVWHRRYFVLVGCNMYYWNHPNDQETKDAEGSISLSSSPGQCVRPVKRDACARPFTFELVSNIKRQQDASQEALARFSADTKQESLDWMEKLSQALLDFHTWNRTSATQTESQQSNTSISGTLRESIL from the exons ATG CTCAGTATGGAAGCTGGCGAAGAAAATGTTGGCAACGTCAACTTGAAAAGACAGAGAGCACCTCTGTCAGATTCTGAAGACAATGCCTTCTCACAAtcag AGGTGAATGATGGCCAGAAGCGGCGACGTCTGGAGGCAGCTGGTCAGGAGAATCTCAGTCCTAAACCATCCTCCTCTGTACACCGAGCTGAGGTAGAGACAAAGCCAGACACACCGATGGTTCCTTCAGTCCGGTCCCGAGTCCAGCAACTCACCCAGAGACGAGAGG GGGGAGCTCCTCTGGCCCAGCGGTGCCTGTCGGACCCTGGGGCTGGCAGCCCATCGGCCATCCTCGAAAAGGGCTTCAGGAAGCATTGCCTTG GGGAGGGAGAGTTTAATCATCGACTGGAGCGTTTCAAAGTGCCAGTCTTCCAGGCTTGCCCAGCCCCCACACCGAGCTCTGCTGACCCCTCGCCGCGGACCCGCTCCAACTTTGTGTCTGCCATTCAGCAGAAACTCCACGGCACCCCAGCACCTAGCTCCAAGCAAGCTTCTCGCATGCGCCAG GAACGGGAACAGGAGTTGAGCCAGTTGCATATCCATCCAATCAGTGAGAATGCCTGGCTGAAAAGGAGCAGCTCTGATCCCTCGTTGTCTCAG CAGATGGATGGTGATGCTGAGATGAAAGATGGCAGCTTCATTGAAGCTCCCGCATCACGTGCAGAGAAGCAATCCTCAGATGGAAAAG GTGAAAGGGCCCCCAGTGACACTGAAGCATCTGTAGAGATTACAACCTCTAATGAGGGGCAGCAGCACATGAAATGCAAGGAGCAAAATGCTTATCGAGGTGATGACATCAGGGGGGAGAAAGAGTACAAGGCTTCAGTTGCAAATGAAGAGGAGCAGCTAGGGACCCAACGACCACACACCCAGACTGTATTGAAGTTGTCTTTTAGCGAGGATCAGAGTTTCTCCAAAGCACCTTTTGGTGAGGACCAGAACATGTCAGAGTTGCCTACAGGTGATGAGCAAAGCTTGCTAGAATCAACTCATGCAGAGGAGTCAAACATGAACACAGAAACAGTTGAGGATTCCATAGTAGCTGAACAGGACAAGTTTGAGGTGTTTTCATGTGAAGAAATTGATGGTTCTACATTCAGTGAAGAGGGAATTGAGCCTTCAACAGATGAGGAGTCAAGGTCGTGGAGATATCCTCAAGACAAGGTGTGCAAGGAGGAAAACGTGTCTGTTAAAGAGGAGGAAAGGGAGTTGGAATCATCAAGAGTGGAAAAGGAGACGAGAGTCAGTGTTTCAGATCATAGTGAACCGTCGGACATCCTGGATGGTGAATGTGAATTGGGCGATATCTCTGGTGGGATTGCTGGCTCCTCTGAAATGCAAGAAGATAAGAAACCTAGACCTGACGAGGATGAGTCAGAAAGCTGTTTAGATGCCTCTGTGAAACACCAATCTAATTTAAACCGAGACCAAGGGAACACAGAGTCATGTAAAGGATTTTCTGCAATGAAACTAAACCAGAAAGACACAAGAGAATGTACTCGTAGGAAGGATATGAGGCAAAAGGCaacagagggaggagaaagcTCAAAGAAAGTCACTTTTATCCTGGAGCCTGAGCTAATCAATGACTCAACCCTGTCTGAGGCCAGTACCTCCATGGAGTCCAGGGCAGAGACAAGTATGTCAG ATACTGAACTGAGCTCTCATGATGAGACCAACACCGCTGAAATGATTGACCAGATGTTCGAGGAGGTGCTGGAATATGCTGGAAGGTTggaggagaggggggatgaAGACACCGAGGACCACGACAGTGGCATTGGCGTTTTCTCTGGAGACAAAGATAAGCTGGACACAGAGTCTGAGAAGGAGAAAAGTGAAGAAGAGGTGGAGTCTAAAGCGGAAGAGTGTGATGAGAGCAATAAGCTTGAAAGCAACAGAGATGAGCTGCTGACTTTTCCTCCCAGCGGcatcctctctcctctcagcAGGTCTGTGGAGGCTGTGGTCACCCCTCTG CGACTGGCAGCGAGCCAGGAGTCCAATCCTCCCTCTCTGCTCTTGACTCCAGAAGAGACCACCACCCCTCTTGCTGAATCTGCTCCACTATACAG TATTGATGCCTACcgcacacaaagacagaaaaagctGCCCACCATTCAGAATGTCACTCCTAGGGTTCAGAGACAAGCTCCTGAGAAGTCCCAACCTCAACCCTTTGTCAACACCAAGGAGAAAATCGCG GCTCTGAATGAAGAAGCAGGGAAGCTGCAGTCTGTGATCAGCCAGACCCTGCAGGCTCTGAGCTGCTGTACTGATGAGGAGCATGGACGCGGCTCgctggaggaggctgaagcTGAGAAGCTGCTGTTGGTCTCCT GTGAGAGACGCTCTGCCCTTCTGGCAGAGATGGCCAGactgagggaggagaggaactCGGGAGATGCAGCAGGAGAGGACCGGGAGGATGTTTCCCAGCAGGCCTGCAGAGGGACTGTCGGCATCACAAACATCCAGCTTCCTCTTAAGGTGGAATTTGTCTGCTCCTCACACAACCGCACAG GTCGGCCAAGTCACTACTTCTTCGTCCTGATCCGCTACGGGCCCTGCAACATTGTCGCCACCCCGCTGGCCACGGCTGCTGATGCTCAGAATGGAGACACCATCTCCTTCCCTACTTCTGTCACTCT GAAGGACATTCGATCACACTTCGAGATTGATGTGGAAGTCTACAGCCTG TCCCACACTTCAGGTAGTAACTGCAGCGTGGACCGGACCACCACCAAGTCACGG GTCACACCAAGAAAGCTTCTGAACACTATCACA AGATCCAGTAACAGTCTAACAA CTGGTGCTCTTCCTGCTCTCAACACTCGTCGCTCCAGCAACTTTTGTCTGGTGGGCTCTCATAAAATCACCTTAGCCTCACTGGGACACAGCAAGTTCCCTCTGGATAAG ATGAAACTTGAAGGCAAAATCAGGAGGCTGCTGGGAGATGAATTTCAGGAAAAG GTGCCTTTTCTCTCACCTCTAGAGGGCAACATCTACCTGCGACTGGACAGTGAAGGCCACTCTGATGTACAGCACCAAGGCTTCCTG ACGATGTTTGAGATGATCAGTGGATACGGTGTGTGGCATCGCAGATATTTTGTTCTGGTTGGATGCAACATGTACTACTGGAACCACCCCAATGACCAAGAAACTAAG GATGCAGAGGGCAGCATTTCTCTGTCCAGCTCCCCCGGTCAGTGTGTGAGGCCTGTGAAGAGGGACGCGTGTGCTCGACCTTTCACCTTTGAGCTGGTGAGCAACATCAAACGGCAGCAGGACGCCAGCCAGGAAGCCTTGGCCAG GTTTTCCGCTGACACCAAACAGGAGAGCTTGGACTGGATGGAGAAACTCAGTCAAGCTCTTTTGGACTTTCACACATGGAACCGAACATCAGCAACCCAAACGGAGAGTCAACAGTCAAACACGTCCATCAGTGGGACCCTGAGGGAGAGCATACTGTAA
- the si:dkey-30c15.10 gene encoding anillin isoform X9, which yields MLSMEAGEENVGNVNLKRQRAPLSDSEDNAFSQSEVNDGQKRRRLEAAGQENLSPKPSSSVHRAEVETKPDTPMVPSVRSRVQQLTQRREGGAPLAQRCLSDPGAGSPSAILEKGFRKHCLGEGEFNHRLERFKVPVFQACPAPTPSSADPSPRTRSNFVSAIQQKLHGTPAPSSKQASRMRQEREQELSQLHIHPISENAWLKRSSSDPSLSQQMDGDAEMKDGSFIEAPASRAEKQSSDGKDTELSSHDETNTAEMIDQMFEEVLEYAGRLEERGDEDTEDHDSGIGVFSGDKDKLDTESEKEKSEEEVESKAEECDESNKLESNRDELLTFPPSGILSPLSRSVEAVVTPLRLAASQESNPPSLLLTPEETTTPLAESAPLYSIDAYRTQRQKKLPTIQNVTPRVQRQAPEKSQPQPFVNTKEKIAALNEEAGKLQSVISQTLQALSCCTDEEHGRGSLEEAEAEKLLLVSCERRSALLAEMARLREERNSGDAAGEDREDVSQQACRGTVGITNIQLPLKVEFVCSSHNRTGRPSHYFFVLIRYGPCNIVATPLATAADAQNGDTISFPTSVTLKDIRSHFEIDVEVYSLSHTSGSNCSVDRTTTKSRVTPRKLLNTITRSSNSLTTGALPALNTRRSSNFCLVGSHKITLASLGHSKFPLDKMKLEGKIRRLLGDEFQEKVPFLSPLEGNIYLRLDSEGHSDVQHQGFLTMFEMISGYGVWHRRYFVLVGCNMYYWNHPNDQETKDAEGSISLSSSPGQCVRPVKRDACARPFTFELVSNIKRQQDASQEALARFSADTKQESLDWMEKLSQALLDFHTWNRTSATQTESQQSNTSISGTLRESIL from the exons ATG CTCAGTATGGAAGCTGGCGAAGAAAATGTTGGCAACGTCAACTTGAAAAGACAGAGAGCACCTCTGTCAGATTCTGAAGACAATGCCTTCTCACAAtcag AGGTGAATGATGGCCAGAAGCGGCGACGTCTGGAGGCAGCTGGTCAGGAGAATCTCAGTCCTAAACCATCCTCCTCTGTACACCGAGCTGAGGTAGAGACAAAGCCAGACACACCGATGGTTCCTTCAGTCCGGTCCCGAGTCCAGCAACTCACCCAGAGACGAGAGG GGGGAGCTCCTCTGGCCCAGCGGTGCCTGTCGGACCCTGGGGCTGGCAGCCCATCGGCCATCCTCGAAAAGGGCTTCAGGAAGCATTGCCTTG GGGAGGGAGAGTTTAATCATCGACTGGAGCGTTTCAAAGTGCCAGTCTTCCAGGCTTGCCCAGCCCCCACACCGAGCTCTGCTGACCCCTCGCCGCGGACCCGCTCCAACTTTGTGTCTGCCATTCAGCAGAAACTCCACGGCACCCCAGCACCTAGCTCCAAGCAAGCTTCTCGCATGCGCCAG GAACGGGAACAGGAGTTGAGCCAGTTGCATATCCATCCAATCAGTGAGAATGCCTGGCTGAAAAGGAGCAGCTCTGATCCCTCGTTGTCTCAG CAGATGGATGGTGATGCTGAGATGAAAGATGGCAGCTTCATTGAAGCTCCCGCATCACGTGCAGAGAAGCAATCCTCAGATGGAAAAG ATACTGAACTGAGCTCTCATGATGAGACCAACACCGCTGAAATGATTGACCAGATGTTCGAGGAGGTGCTGGAATATGCTGGAAGGTTggaggagaggggggatgaAGACACCGAGGACCACGACAGTGGCATTGGCGTTTTCTCTGGAGACAAAGATAAGCTGGACACAGAGTCTGAGAAGGAGAAAAGTGAAGAAGAGGTGGAGTCTAAAGCGGAAGAGTGTGATGAGAGCAATAAGCTTGAAAGCAACAGAGATGAGCTGCTGACTTTTCCTCCCAGCGGcatcctctctcctctcagcAGGTCTGTGGAGGCTGTGGTCACCCCTCTG CGACTGGCAGCGAGCCAGGAGTCCAATCCTCCCTCTCTGCTCTTGACTCCAGAAGAGACCACCACCCCTCTTGCTGAATCTGCTCCACTATACAG TATTGATGCCTACcgcacacaaagacagaaaaagctGCCCACCATTCAGAATGTCACTCCTAGGGTTCAGAGACAAGCTCCTGAGAAGTCCCAACCTCAACCCTTTGTCAACACCAAGGAGAAAATCGCG GCTCTGAATGAAGAAGCAGGGAAGCTGCAGTCTGTGATCAGCCAGACCCTGCAGGCTCTGAGCTGCTGTACTGATGAGGAGCATGGACGCGGCTCgctggaggaggctgaagcTGAGAAGCTGCTGTTGGTCTCCT GTGAGAGACGCTCTGCCCTTCTGGCAGAGATGGCCAGactgagggaggagaggaactCGGGAGATGCAGCAGGAGAGGACCGGGAGGATGTTTCCCAGCAGGCCTGCAGAGGGACTGTCGGCATCACAAACATCCAGCTTCCTCTTAAGGTGGAATTTGTCTGCTCCTCACACAACCGCACAG GTCGGCCAAGTCACTACTTCTTCGTCCTGATCCGCTACGGGCCCTGCAACATTGTCGCCACCCCGCTGGCCACGGCTGCTGATGCTCAGAATGGAGACACCATCTCCTTCCCTACTTCTGTCACTCT GAAGGACATTCGATCACACTTCGAGATTGATGTGGAAGTCTACAGCCTG TCCCACACTTCAGGTAGTAACTGCAGCGTGGACCGGACCACCACCAAGTCACGG GTCACACCAAGAAAGCTTCTGAACACTATCACA AGATCCAGTAACAGTCTAACAA CTGGTGCTCTTCCTGCTCTCAACACTCGTCGCTCCAGCAACTTTTGTCTGGTGGGCTCTCATAAAATCACCTTAGCCTCACTGGGACACAGCAAGTTCCCTCTGGATAAG ATGAAACTTGAAGGCAAAATCAGGAGGCTGCTGGGAGATGAATTTCAGGAAAAG GTGCCTTTTCTCTCACCTCTAGAGGGCAACATCTACCTGCGACTGGACAGTGAAGGCCACTCTGATGTACAGCACCAAGGCTTCCTG ACGATGTTTGAGATGATCAGTGGATACGGTGTGTGGCATCGCAGATATTTTGTTCTGGTTGGATGCAACATGTACTACTGGAACCACCCCAATGACCAAGAAACTAAG GATGCAGAGGGCAGCATTTCTCTGTCCAGCTCCCCCGGTCAGTGTGTGAGGCCTGTGAAGAGGGACGCGTGTGCTCGACCTTTCACCTTTGAGCTGGTGAGCAACATCAAACGGCAGCAGGACGCCAGCCAGGAAGCCTTGGCCAG GTTTTCCGCTGACACCAAACAGGAGAGCTTGGACTGGATGGAGAAACTCAGTCAAGCTCTTTTGGACTTTCACACATGGAACCGAACATCAGCAACCCAAACGGAGAGTCAACAGTCAAACACGTCCATCAGTGGGACCCTGAGGGAGAGCATACTGTAA
- the si:dkey-30c15.10 gene encoding anillin isoform X6 — protein MLSMEAGEENVGNVNLKRQRAPLSDSEDNAFSQSEVNDGQKRRRLEAAGQENLSPKPSSSVHRAEVETKPDTPMVPSVRSRVQQLTQRREGGAPLAQRCLSDPGAGSPSAILEKGFRKHCLGEGEFNHRLERFKVPVFQACPAPTPSSADPSPRTRSNFVSAIQQKLHGTPAPSSKQASRMRQEREQELSQLHIHPISENAWLKRSSSDPSLSQMDGDAEMKDGSFIEAPASRAEKQSSDGKGERAPSDTEASVEITTSNEGQQHMKCKEQNAYRGDDIRGEKEYKASVANEEEQLGTQRPHTQTVLKLSFSEDQSFSKAPFGEDQNMSELPTGDEQSLLESTHAEESNMNTETVEDSIVAEQDKFEVFSCEEIDGSTFSEEGIEPSTDEESRSWRYPQDKVCKEENVSVKEEERELESSRVEKETRVSVSDHSEPSDILDGECELGDISGGIAGSSEMQEDKKPRPDEDESESCLDASVKHQSNLNRDQGNTESCKGFSAMKLNQKDTRECTRRKDMRQKATEGGESSKKVTFILEPELINDSTLSEASTSMESRAETSMSDTELSSHDETNTAEMIDQMFEEVLEYAGRLEERGDEDTEDHDSGIGVFSGDKDKLDTESEKEKSEEEVESKAEECDESNKLESNRDELLTFPPSGILSPLSRSVEAVVTPLRLAASQESNPPSLLLTPEETTTPLAESAPLYSIDAYRTQRQKKLPTIQNVTPRVQRQAPEKSQPQPFVNTKEKIAALNEEAGKLQSVISQTLQALSCCTDEEHGRGSLEEAEAEKLLLVSCERRSALLAEMARLREERNSGDAAGEDREDVSQQACRGTVGITNIQLPLKVEFVCSSHNRTGRPSHYFFVLIRYGPCNIVATPLATAADAQNGDTISFPTSVTLKDIRSHFEIDVEVYSLSHTSGSNCSVDRTTTKSRVTPRKLLNTITRSSNSLTTGALPALNTRRSSNFCLVGSHKITLASLGHSKFPLDKMKLEGKIRRLLGDEFQEKVPFLSPLEGNIYLRLDSEGHSDVQHQGFLTMFEMISGYGVWHRRYFVLVGCNMYYWNHPNDQETKDAEGSISLSSSPGQCVRPVKRDACARPFTFELVSNIKRQQDASQEALARFSADTKQESLDWMEKLSQALLDFHTWNRTSATQTESQQSNTSISGTLRESIL, from the exons ATG CTCAGTATGGAAGCTGGCGAAGAAAATGTTGGCAACGTCAACTTGAAAAGACAGAGAGCACCTCTGTCAGATTCTGAAGACAATGCCTTCTCACAAtcag AGGTGAATGATGGCCAGAAGCGGCGACGTCTGGAGGCAGCTGGTCAGGAGAATCTCAGTCCTAAACCATCCTCCTCTGTACACCGAGCTGAGGTAGAGACAAAGCCAGACACACCGATGGTTCCTTCAGTCCGGTCCCGAGTCCAGCAACTCACCCAGAGACGAGAGG GGGGAGCTCCTCTGGCCCAGCGGTGCCTGTCGGACCCTGGGGCTGGCAGCCCATCGGCCATCCTCGAAAAGGGCTTCAGGAAGCATTGCCTTG GGGAGGGAGAGTTTAATCATCGACTGGAGCGTTTCAAAGTGCCAGTCTTCCAGGCTTGCCCAGCCCCCACACCGAGCTCTGCTGACCCCTCGCCGCGGACCCGCTCCAACTTTGTGTCTGCCATTCAGCAGAAACTCCACGGCACCCCAGCACCTAGCTCCAAGCAAGCTTCTCGCATGCGCCAG GAACGGGAACAGGAGTTGAGCCAGTTGCATATCCATCCAATCAGTGAGAATGCCTGGCTGAAAAGGAGCAGCTCTGATCCCTCGTTGTCTCAG ATGGATGGTGATGCTGAGATGAAAGATGGCAGCTTCATTGAAGCTCCCGCATCACGTGCAGAGAAGCAATCCTCAGATGGAAAAG GTGAAAGGGCCCCCAGTGACACTGAAGCATCTGTAGAGATTACAACCTCTAATGAGGGGCAGCAGCACATGAAATGCAAGGAGCAAAATGCTTATCGAGGTGATGACATCAGGGGGGAGAAAGAGTACAAGGCTTCAGTTGCAAATGAAGAGGAGCAGCTAGGGACCCAACGACCACACACCCAGACTGTATTGAAGTTGTCTTTTAGCGAGGATCAGAGTTTCTCCAAAGCACCTTTTGGTGAGGACCAGAACATGTCAGAGTTGCCTACAGGTGATGAGCAAAGCTTGCTAGAATCAACTCATGCAGAGGAGTCAAACATGAACACAGAAACAGTTGAGGATTCCATAGTAGCTGAACAGGACAAGTTTGAGGTGTTTTCATGTGAAGAAATTGATGGTTCTACATTCAGTGAAGAGGGAATTGAGCCTTCAACAGATGAGGAGTCAAGGTCGTGGAGATATCCTCAAGACAAGGTGTGCAAGGAGGAAAACGTGTCTGTTAAAGAGGAGGAAAGGGAGTTGGAATCATCAAGAGTGGAAAAGGAGACGAGAGTCAGTGTTTCAGATCATAGTGAACCGTCGGACATCCTGGATGGTGAATGTGAATTGGGCGATATCTCTGGTGGGATTGCTGGCTCCTCTGAAATGCAAGAAGATAAGAAACCTAGACCTGACGAGGATGAGTCAGAAAGCTGTTTAGATGCCTCTGTGAAACACCAATCTAATTTAAACCGAGACCAAGGGAACACAGAGTCATGTAAAGGATTTTCTGCAATGAAACTAAACCAGAAAGACACAAGAGAATGTACTCGTAGGAAGGATATGAGGCAAAAGGCaacagagggaggagaaagcTCAAAGAAAGTCACTTTTATCCTGGAGCCTGAGCTAATCAATGACTCAACCCTGTCTGAGGCCAGTACCTCCATGGAGTCCAGGGCAGAGACAAGTATGTCAG ATACTGAACTGAGCTCTCATGATGAGACCAACACCGCTGAAATGATTGACCAGATGTTCGAGGAGGTGCTGGAATATGCTGGAAGGTTggaggagaggggggatgaAGACACCGAGGACCACGACAGTGGCATTGGCGTTTTCTCTGGAGACAAAGATAAGCTGGACACAGAGTCTGAGAAGGAGAAAAGTGAAGAAGAGGTGGAGTCTAAAGCGGAAGAGTGTGATGAGAGCAATAAGCTTGAAAGCAACAGAGATGAGCTGCTGACTTTTCCTCCCAGCGGcatcctctctcctctcagcAGGTCTGTGGAGGCTGTGGTCACCCCTCTG CGACTGGCAGCGAGCCAGGAGTCCAATCCTCCCTCTCTGCTCTTGACTCCAGAAGAGACCACCACCCCTCTTGCTGAATCTGCTCCACTATACAG TATTGATGCCTACcgcacacaaagacagaaaaagctGCCCACCATTCAGAATGTCACTCCTAGGGTTCAGAGACAAGCTCCTGAGAAGTCCCAACCTCAACCCTTTGTCAACACCAAGGAGAAAATCGCG GCTCTGAATGAAGAAGCAGGGAAGCTGCAGTCTGTGATCAGCCAGACCCTGCAGGCTCTGAGCTGCTGTACTGATGAGGAGCATGGACGCGGCTCgctggaggaggctgaagcTGAGAAGCTGCTGTTGGTCTCCT GTGAGAGACGCTCTGCCCTTCTGGCAGAGATGGCCAGactgagggaggagaggaactCGGGAGATGCAGCAGGAGAGGACCGGGAGGATGTTTCCCAGCAGGCCTGCAGAGGGACTGTCGGCATCACAAACATCCAGCTTCCTCTTAAGGTGGAATTTGTCTGCTCCTCACACAACCGCACAG GTCGGCCAAGTCACTACTTCTTCGTCCTGATCCGCTACGGGCCCTGCAACATTGTCGCCACCCCGCTGGCCACGGCTGCTGATGCTCAGAATGGAGACACCATCTCCTTCCCTACTTCTGTCACTCT GAAGGACATTCGATCACACTTCGAGATTGATGTGGAAGTCTACAGCCTG TCCCACACTTCAGGTAGTAACTGCAGCGTGGACCGGACCACCACCAAGTCACGG GTCACACCAAGAAAGCTTCTGAACACTATCACA AGATCCAGTAACAGTCTAACAA CTGGTGCTCTTCCTGCTCTCAACACTCGTCGCTCCAGCAACTTTTGTCTGGTGGGCTCTCATAAAATCACCTTAGCCTCACTGGGACACAGCAAGTTCCCTCTGGATAAG ATGAAACTTGAAGGCAAAATCAGGAGGCTGCTGGGAGATGAATTTCAGGAAAAG GTGCCTTTTCTCTCACCTCTAGAGGGCAACATCTACCTGCGACTGGACAGTGAAGGCCACTCTGATGTACAGCACCAAGGCTTCCTG ACGATGTTTGAGATGATCAGTGGATACGGTGTGTGGCATCGCAGATATTTTGTTCTGGTTGGATGCAACATGTACTACTGGAACCACCCCAATGACCAAGAAACTAAG GATGCAGAGGGCAGCATTTCTCTGTCCAGCTCCCCCGGTCAGTGTGTGAGGCCTGTGAAGAGGGACGCGTGTGCTCGACCTTTCACCTTTGAGCTGGTGAGCAACATCAAACGGCAGCAGGACGCCAGCCAGGAAGCCTTGGCCAG GTTTTCCGCTGACACCAAACAGGAGAGCTTGGACTGGATGGAGAAACTCAGTCAAGCTCTTTTGGACTTTCACACATGGAACCGAACATCAGCAACCCAAACGGAGAGTCAACAGTCAAACACGTCCATCAGTGGGACCCTGAGGGAGAGCATACTGTAA